The region CCGTGGCGACCGTGCGCAACATAGCGCACGAACTGGCGGAGTTCGCCGGGGATGCGCCGCAGCACGATGACATAACTCTGATTTTCATCCGCAAAACATGAGCAAGAAAGACAATCACCAGCCCGCCGGTCACAAACAGGAGGTTCAGGCTGCAGCACCTGCAGAAGCTGCAGAAAAAGACGGGGCGGCGCCGGCCGATGCCGCGGCGGAGGCGGAGAAATTCCGCGATCTCGCCATGCGCACGGCGGCCGACTTCGACAACTACCGCAAGCGCGCAGCGCGCGAGAAAGAGGAAGCCATACGCTACGCGAACTCCTCGCTTCTCGGCGATCTGCTCCCGTTGATCGACAACTTCGAACTCGGCCTCGAGGCGGCGCGCTCCGCCCCGGGCGCCGATGCCATTCTGCAAGGGCTGGGCATGGTCGCGAAGCAGTTCCGCGACTTTCTCGGGTCATCCGGCCTCGAAGAAGTCAAAACGGAAGGGGCCGCATTCGACCCGAACCTCATGGAAGCCGTGGGACATGAAGCCGACGCGAAGACACCCGAGGGCAACGTCTTGAGGCAAACGCGGCGCGGATACAAATTGCGCGACCGGCTCCTGCGACCGGCCAGCGTGGTCGTCTCCAAGGGTCCCGCAGAGTAGTCCGAGCCATGTCATCGCGCCATCGCAGGGATCCTTACGAGATCCTCGGGGTTTCCCGCAGTGCCGCCGTCGAGGAGATCAAAACCTCCTACCGCAAGTTGGCGATGAAATACCACCCCGACCGCAACCCGGGGAACGCGGAAGCCGAGGAGCATTTCAAAGAAATTTCGCAGGCTTACGACATTCTCATCGATCCGGACAAGCGGGCGGCTTTCGACCGCTATGGCTACGCGGCATTCCAAGGCCCTGCCGGAGCGGGGGCGGGCTTCCACGATCCCTTCGATCTGTTCCGCGAGGTTTTCGGTTCGGGCGGCGGCGGAATTTTCGAGCACTTTTTCGGCGGAGGAGGCGGGGGTGCGGCGCAAGGCCGCGGTGCGGACCTTCGCTACGATCTGGAGATCAAGCTGGAGGAAGCCGCGCGCGGCGTGGAAAAGGAAATCGAAATCCGCCGCAACGGGCGCTGCACGGCCTGCGGCGGATCGGGAGCGGGGCCGGGAGCCAGACGCCACACATGCGCGACATGCCGCGGGCACGGCCAAGTCGTCGCCTCGCGGGGTTTTTTCCAGATCGCCCAAACTTGCCCGCGTTGCGGGGGCGCAGGCGAAACCTTCGACCACCCCTGTAAAGTGTGCCGCGGCGAGGGGCGCACCGAGACAACCACGCGCATCAAATTGAAAATCCCCGCCGGCATCGACGATGGTGCCCGGCTCAGATCCTCGGGCAACGGCGAGGCGGGATCACGCGGCGCACCCTGCGGCGATCTCTACGTGGTCATCCATATCCGAGAGCATGCCGTTTTTTCCCGCGACGGAGACGACCTTTACTGCGAACTCCCGGTGCCCTTCGTCACGGCGGCGCTGGGCGGCGAGATTGCGGTGCCCACGCTCGACGGACGCGCATCGCTGAAAATTCCCGCCGGCACGCAAAGCGGCACAATTTTCAAACTGCGCGGCAAGGGCATGCCCCACTTCCGCGGTTCGGGCAACGGTCAACTACTCGTCCGCGTGGCCGTGGAAGTGCCGAGCAAACTTTCGGCCGAACAGCGCAGGAAACTCGAGGAATTCGCCGCGAGTTGCGGCGAGCAGAACACGCCGCTGACCAAGGGATTTTTCGAGCGGGCCCGGGACTTTTTCTCCTGACGTCTACCAGCCCCGTTCCTCGACCGAGTCGAGATAGCGCGAGATCTTGTCGTTGCGGCGCTCCGCAGGCTCGGTGCGGGGAATGCTCGTCACCTTGATCGCGCCGGAATTCTGGTCGCCGTCATTGGCCTGCATCCAGTTCATGAAGTCGGTGATCTCGCGCCCACGTTCGCCCAGCTGCAAGCGGAGTTCTTCCAATTCCTCGAAGCGGCGGTTGAAGCCCCCGCGACGCTTTTTGCCGAGGTTCGTGAAGAGCAACCGGTATTCCTCGACGACCGGCGCGTAGAGCGTGTGCGCACGAAAGCCGAGTTTTTGCGCTTCGATCGAGGCTTGGGAAAGCCGGAACCGTCCGGGTTCGCTGCGCGAAAGATCGAGAATGGCCGCCGCCGGCTCCTTGCCGTCCCCGGATTCGGAGAGAGGCGAAAGAATTTTGTCCAGTTCGTCGCCCGTTTCCTCGATGCCGAGCAGATCAACCCTCGCCTCAGAAGATCGGCGAGCCAGCGACAAGGCCCAAAGGCGCGCGAGCTTGGCCTGATCCGCGGCCAAGTCGGGCCACGTTTGCGCGAAACGTTGCAAAGGAT is a window of Chthoniobacterales bacterium DNA encoding:
- a CDS encoding nucleotide exchange factor GrpE, which produces MSKKDNHQPAGHKQEVQAAAPAEAAEKDGAAPADAAAEAEKFRDLAMRTAADFDNYRKRAAREKEEAIRYANSSLLGDLLPLIDNFELGLEAARSAPGADAILQGLGMVAKQFRDFLGSSGLEEVKTEGAAFDPNLMEAVGHEADAKTPEGNVLRQTRRGYKLRDRLLRPASVVVSKGPAE
- the dnaJ gene encoding molecular chaperone DnaJ; this translates as MSSRHRRDPYEILGVSRSAAVEEIKTSYRKLAMKYHPDRNPGNAEAEEHFKEISQAYDILIDPDKRAAFDRYGYAAFQGPAGAGAGFHDPFDLFREVFGSGGGGIFEHFFGGGGGGAAQGRGADLRYDLEIKLEEAARGVEKEIEIRRNGRCTACGGSGAGPGARRHTCATCRGHGQVVASRGFFQIAQTCPRCGGAGETFDHPCKVCRGEGRTETTTRIKLKIPAGIDDGARLRSSGNGEAGSRGAPCGDLYVVIHIREHAVFSRDGDDLYCELPVPFVTAALGGEIAVPTLDGRASLKIPAGTQSGTIFKLRGKGMPHFRGSGNGQLLVRVAVEVPSKLSAEQRRKLEEFAASCGEQNTPLTKGFFERARDFFS